A genomic region of Stigmatopora nigra isolate UIUO_SnigA chromosome 16, RoL_Snig_1.1, whole genome shotgun sequence contains the following coding sequences:
- the zfand1 gene encoding AN1-type zinc finger protein 1, which yields MAELDIGKHCQIDSCHQQDFLPFVCDSCNGVYCLDHRNRDAHSCTQEPVRKEPQSFGSSTNLPCSFQDCKRKEPLPVICPQCQKHFCLAHRHAADHKCEKLEVQKPRMAATKELVQRIVESKDGSKSKGRKGVKNSAMAAKVALMKLKLHAVGDKSLPQTERTYFQVYLPKGCQVSSQPMFFCSKWTVGKVVDYAATLASLKNNNNVLTAKKLRLCHPETGKSFRMDESLDSLMTGAEDPLHNGGNVILEYLDNDGTGVDDVTSYIAFG from the exons ATGGCTGAGTTAGACATCGGAAAGCACTGTCAAATCGATTCTTGTCACCAACAAG ATTTCCTTCCATTTGTGTGTGATTCCTGCAATGGAGTGTACTG CCTTGATCACAGAAACAGAGACGCTCACTCATGTACACAG GAACCTGTGAGGAAAGAGCCACAATCCTTCGGCAGCAGCACAAACCTTCCTTGCTCTTTCCAAGACTGCAAAAGAAAAGAACCATTGCCTGTCATCTGTCCACAGTGTCAAAAACACTTCTGTCTAGC CCACAGACATGCAGCTGATCACAAATGTGAAAAACTGGAGGTCCAAAAGCCACGCATGGCCGCTACCAAGGAGCTAGTGCAAAGGATTGTAG AATCAAAAGATGGATCCAAAAGTAAAGGACGCAAAGGAGTGAAGAACAGCGCCATGGCGGCCAAAGTAGCTCTCATGAAACTCAAGCTACATGCTGTGGGCGACAAAAGCTTACCGCAG ACAGAAAGAACCTACTTTCAAGTTTATCTGCCTAAAGGGTGTCAAGTGAGCAGCCAACCCATGTTCTTTTGCTCTAAATGGACTGTGGGGAAGGTGGTGGATTACGCAGCTACGCTAGCTTCGCTTAAGAATAATAACAACGTGCTCACAGCTAAG aAGTTGCGCCTCTGCCATCCCGAAACGGGAAAGTCATTCCGGATGGATGAGAGTTTGGACTCGCTAATGACCGGGGCGGAAGACCCCCTTCACAATGGGGGTAATGTAATACTGGAATACCTGGATAATGACGGCACGGGTGTGGATGATGTAACTAGCTATATTGCATTCGGTTGA